The following proteins are encoded in a genomic region of Dehalococcoidia bacterium:
- a CDS encoding acyl-CoA dehydrogenase — MNLDFSEEQKMFRAAARDFLASECPKSKVRELEESEKGHDPELWRKVADLGWIGLIIPEQYGGSGSEFTSLVVLFEEIGRNIFPSPLFSTVVLGALLILQYGNEEQKQKFLPRIARGETIMSLALIESSASYEPSSIRVKAELQEGGYVINGIKLFVNDAGVADYLSVVARTAEKADPKEGITLFLVDAESPGIRIEVMPTIARDKQCEVSFSDVRVHPGDILGEEGRGWKIVDRILEQAAVLKCAESVGAMEAVVDMTTEYAKERVQYGKAIASFQVIQHYLANMTARTLTAKGMTYRASWMVQQGMPCTVEVSAAKAWANEAYKFVTERAVQIHGAIGMTRDHDIGLYYRRAKAADVIFGDTDLHHERVAQQLWPGIRP, encoded by the coding sequence ATGAACCTAGACTTCAGTGAAGAGCAGAAAATGTTTCGGGCTGCGGCAAGAGATTTCCTAGCTAGTGAGTGCCCCAAGAGTAAGGTTAGAGAGCTTGAGGAAAGTGAGAAGGGACACGATCCAGAACTATGGAGAAAGGTAGCGGACCTGGGATGGATTGGGTTAATCATTCCTGAACAATATGGGGGTTCTGGATCGGAGTTCACAAGCCTTGTGGTCCTCTTCGAGGAGATAGGAAGGAACATTTTCCCATCTCCTCTTTTTTCTACAGTGGTTCTTGGTGCTCTGCTCATACTCCAATATGGAAATGAGGAGCAGAAGCAGAAGTTCCTTCCCCGCATAGCTCGTGGAGAGACTATTATGTCCCTGGCTCTTATTGAATCCTCTGCCAGTTATGAGCCATCGTCGATCAGAGTAAAGGCAGAGCTTCAGGAAGGCGGTTATGTTATCAATGGCATCAAGCTTTTTGTAAACGATGCCGGGGTGGCAGATTACCTCTCGGTAGTGGCCAGGACTGCCGAGAAAGCGGACCCCAAGGAAGGGATCACGCTATTCCTAGTGGATGCTGAAAGCCCTGGGATAAGGATAGAAGTAATGCCCACTATAGCTCGTGATAAGCAATGTGAGGTTTCTTTCAGTGACGTCAGGGTACACCCAGGGGATATCTTGGGAGAGGAAGGCAGAGGTTGGAAGATAGTAGATAGAATCTTGGAGCAGGCTGCTGTGTTAAAATGCGCCGAGTCGGTGGGTGCGATGGAGGCGGTAGTGGATATGACCACCGAATACGCAAAGGAAAGGGTGCAATATGGGAAGGCTATCGCTTCTTTCCAGGTTATTCAGCACTACCTAGCCAACATGACCGCCCGCACCCTTACAGCTAAGGGCATGACCTATAGGGCATCCTGGATGGTTCAACAGGGTATGCCATGCACTGTAGAGGTCTCAGCAGCTAAAGCCTGGGCTAATGAGGCATATAAGTTCGTTACCGAAAGGGCAGTGCAAATTCACGGTGCCATTGGAATGACCAGAGACCACGATATAGGGCTTTACTACAGGAGAGCTAAAGCAGCAGACGTAATCTTTGGGGATACTGATCTCCACCATGAAAGGGTAGCCCAGCAACTGTGGCCGGGCATTAGACCCTGA
- a CDS encoding thiolase family protein has translation MKTREVVLVDYARTPEGRGAAKGKPGFFDACRSDDLGIVVIEDLIRRTNIDRSTIDGIYSGSPNLSYIQGNMGRAMALMTCGYDTPGLTVDRACTSGMTTGMIATMEIMLGYGDIYIAGGIESCSSFPIPTITPDSDIAAMLEKFGRERYWPNPKLFSMVDISILVGMGLTAERLAKDYNLTREDHDQWALRSNMRAAAAHREGRFKNEIIPMEAKTAGGTIQTVDYDETVRPDSSIEKIRSLPPLYSADGVITAASASTENDAAAFGVYMSKEKAKELGLVPMCTIKEMAHVACEPGLMGYSAIKATRKALERSNLSVDEIDVWQSNEAFVTVPLALCKDLGIDPEKVNVNGCACCIGHAIGASGMRVLGTTAYEINRTRSRYGCSSICGGWGQGTAVIMEREDYRDGRRAWELGGVPTPARYPYTDPFPGFPPEALAEF, from the coding sequence ATGAAGACAAGAGAAGTAGTACTGGTAGACTATGCACGAACTCCAGAAGGAAGAGGAGCAGCAAAGGGAAAGCCAGGGTTTTTCGATGCTTGCCGTTCCGATGATTTGGGCATAGTTGTAATAGAGGATTTAATACGGAGAACAAACATAGACCGTAGCACAATTGACGGCATATACTCGGGCTCACCAAACCTGAGTTACATACAGGGTAATATGGGTAGAGCAATGGCCTTAATGACCTGTGGTTATGACACACCTGGTCTGACTGTTGACCGGGCTTGTACTTCCGGCATGACCACCGGGATGATTGCCACAATGGAAATTATGTTGGGCTACGGAGATATTTATATCGCCGGTGGGATAGAGAGCTGCTCTAGCTTTCCCATTCCTACAATCACTCCTGACTCCGATATAGCCGCAATGCTGGAGAAGTTTGGTAGGGAGCGCTACTGGCCAAATCCAAAGCTATTCAGCATGGTTGATATCAGTATATTGGTAGGTATGGGTCTAACTGCTGAAAGGCTGGCGAAAGACTATAACCTTACCAGGGAGGACCATGACCAATGGGCATTGCGAAGCAATATGAGGGCCGCGGCGGCTCATCGAGAAGGTCGGTTTAAAAACGAGATAATCCCAATGGAGGCGAAAACAGCGGGTGGGACTATACAGACTGTTGATTATGATGAAACTGTGAGACCTGATTCAAGCATTGAGAAGATACGCAGCCTGCCGCCACTCTATTCGGCCGATGGGGTTATAACTGCTGCCAGTGCATCTACTGAGAATGATGCGGCCGCATTCGGTGTATACATGTCCAAAGAGAAAGCGAAGGAATTGGGATTGGTGCCAATGTGTACCATAAAGGAGATGGCCCATGTAGCATGTGAACCAGGGCTAATGGGATATAGCGCTATCAAAGCGACGAGGAAGGCTCTAGAGAGGTCGAATTTATCGGTGGATGAAATAGATGTGTGGCAGTCCAACGAGGCATTTGTCACTGTCCCTCTAGCACTATGCAAAGATTTGGGCATAGACCCGGAGAAGGTGAATGTTAATGGATGCGCATGTTGCATTGGACACGCTATAGGTGCAAGCGGGATGCGAGTGCTTGGAACTACTGCTTATGAAATTAACCGCACGAGGTCCAGATATGGCTGTTCATCTATATGTGGTGGCTGGGGTCAAGGAACGGCAGTCATTATGGAAAGGGAGGATTACCGGGATGGTCGTCGTGCCTGGGAACTGGGTGGAGTCCCAACACCAGCACGCTACCCATATACTGATCCATTCCCTGGGTTTCCCCCTGAAGCTTTGGCAGAATTTTAA
- a CDS encoding CoA transferase: MVVEINHPTLGKVKQVGIPIKLSETPGAIRRPPPHRGEHTEEILLELGYNRQAIDKLRSSEAIK, encoded by the coding sequence ATGGTTGTTGAGATTAACCATCCCACGTTGGGCAAAGTGAAGCAAGTGGGAATCCCTATAAAGTTGTCGGAGACGCCCGGAGCCATAAGACGGCCGCCTCCTCACCGCGGTGAACACACCGAGGAAATCCTTTTGGAGCTCGGCTACAACAGGCAAGCAATTGATAAACTTAGGTCAAGTGAAGCTATAAAATAG
- a CDS encoding CaiB/BaiF CoA-transferase family protein codes for MAKPLEGIVVLDDSMYEVGPRSTMFLSDMGATVIKVEPPEGEFFRSYSNLMPGAERQLSISNRNKKGIRLNLKTEKGKQILMALVKKADIFVEAFRPGVTKELGIDYQTLKKINPGIIYLSIAIYGQTGPYHQIRGFDIIAQAMGGMLCYYDPPPKMQFLPISDLTSPVYAALAVLLALYYRQQTGIGQHIDLSCQDVMYSTNFLATSYNCLKGHVDEFTLNSIAGVYPHGQYPKLIYGFYKTRDENYLFIAPLKEEHWEGFVDAIGSNELMDKKRYGSLMLRARHSEEGARIAEHWVAARSSDEVKRIMDEAGVPCEPVITEDELKEDPQLNAREMLVEVECADLGKFKIPGVPIKLSETPGGIESPAPKLGEHTEEILTTLLGYSKEEIVRLREQEVI; via the coding sequence ATGGCAAAGCCATTGGAAGGTATAGTTGTATTAGATGACTCCATGTATGAGGTAGGACCCAGATCAACCATGTTCTTGTCTGATATGGGAGCTACAGTTATCAAGGTTGAGCCACCGGAAGGGGAGTTTTTTAGATCATATAGTAATCTTATGCCCGGGGCAGAGAGACAGCTTTCCATTTCAAACCGCAATAAGAAGGGAATCCGCCTGAACTTGAAAACTGAAAAGGGCAAGCAAATACTTATGGCGTTGGTTAAAAAGGCAGATATATTCGTTGAAGCCTTCCGCCCAGGGGTCACAAAGGAGCTGGGTATCGATTACCAAACCTTGAAGAAGATCAATCCCGGCATAATATACCTCTCCATAGCCATATATGGTCAAACCGGACCCTATCACCAGATTAGAGGATTCGATATCATAGCCCAAGCGATGGGAGGGATGCTATGCTATTATGACCCTCCTCCAAAAATGCAGTTCCTACCCATCTCAGACTTGACATCACCGGTTTATGCCGCTCTTGCCGTTCTATTGGCACTATACTACAGGCAGCAGACCGGCATAGGGCAGCACATTGACCTATCCTGCCAGGATGTGATGTATTCAACTAACTTTCTGGCTACAAGTTACAATTGCCTAAAGGGTCATGTAGATGAGTTTACACTGAACTCCATAGCTGGCGTCTACCCCCACGGACAATATCCCAAACTTATTTATGGCTTCTATAAGACCAGGGATGAAAATTACCTATTTATTGCGCCCCTTAAGGAGGAGCACTGGGAGGGATTCGTGGATGCAATCGGAAGTAACGAGCTTATGGATAAAAAGAGGTATGGTAGTCTGATGCTGCGCGCACGGCACAGTGAAGAGGGTGCTCGCATTGCAGAACATTGGGTAGCTGCTAGGAGCAGTGATGAAGTGAAGAGGATAATGGATGAGGCGGGAGTACCTTGCGAACCAGTAATTACCGAGGATGAATTGAAAGAAGATCCGCAGCTTAATGCCAGAGAGATGTTGGTTGAAGTGGAGTGTGCTGACCTCGGCAAGTTCAAGATACCCGGCGTGCCAATAAAGCTTTCAGAGACACCTGGCGGCATAGAATCACCAGCCCCCAAATTGGGTGAGCACACCGAAGAGATACTTACCACCTTATTAGGTTACAGCAAGGAGGAGATAGTCAGACTGAGAGAGCAAGAGGTTATATAG
- a CDS encoding CoA transferase: MAMALEDVRVLDLSGFIAGAYGTRILASFGAEVIMVEPVTGSFMRSIVSIEPGVLPLSSLVNHDKKSVALNLKYKNGKDIFKELAAKADVLVETFRPGTMATLGLDYESLRKVNPRLVYLSQTAYGQTGPYSRDIGYDGGVQATSGMHTLREHPEVAPPIFADIVSSVYGVLGVMIALLYRQKTGQGQYIDLSMNDAIFSQNYLEHLKIVWEGLPNFIIDMSCHPPRCLLGSFKCKDGYVVNSFLQEKQWAAAADVIGEKQMVEDERFANILSRAQNDEAASSIIEGWTSNHTRDEIVDAMVEAGVPCAKVLTLEEVEEDPQLRSRDMLLELNDPDFGKVKVVGIPFKLSETPSIIRTPAPRLGEHTEEILISLLGYSKEEIAKLRGHGVIA; encoded by the coding sequence ATGGCAATGGCACTAGAAGATGTGCGAGTACTCGATTTATCAGGGTTCATAGCGGGTGCCTACGGCACCAGGATCTTAGCAAGCTTTGGGGCAGAGGTAATTATGGTCGAACCCGTAACGGGATCATTTATGAGGTCAATAGTTTCAATTGAACCGGGAGTGCTGCCCCTGTCTTCGCTGGTAAACCACGATAAAAAGAGTGTGGCCTTGAACCTGAAGTATAAAAATGGCAAGGATATATTCAAGGAATTGGCAGCCAAGGCAGATGTGCTGGTAGAGACTTTCAGGCCGGGGACAATGGCCACGCTAGGTCTTGATTACGAGAGCCTAAGGAAGGTCAACCCAAGGCTTGTATATTTGTCGCAAACAGCGTATGGACAAACCGGGCCTTATTCCAGGGATATAGGATATGATGGTGGCGTTCAAGCCACATCGGGTATGCACACTCTACGCGAGCATCCCGAGGTAGCGCCCCCTATATTTGCCGACATTGTATCATCTGTTTACGGGGTATTGGGGGTTATGATTGCTTTACTCTATCGACAGAAAACCGGGCAGGGACAATATATCGACCTATCAATGAACGATGCTATCTTTAGCCAGAACTACTTGGAACACTTGAAGATTGTCTGGGAAGGCCTACCCAATTTCATAATAGACATGTCTTGCCACCCGCCAAGGTGCTTACTGGGTAGCTTCAAGTGTAAGGATGGGTATGTAGTGAACTCCTTCCTTCAAGAGAAACAGTGGGCAGCAGCAGCAGATGTAATAGGGGAAAAACAGATGGTGGAAGACGAAAGGTTTGCTAACATACTTAGTCGGGCGCAGAATGATGAAGCTGCCAGCTCTATAATAGAGGGTTGGACCAGTAACCACACGAGGGATGAAATCGTAGATGCGATGGTGGAGGCGGGAGTTCCCTGTGCCAAAGTTCTCACCCTGGAGGAAGTGGAGGAAGACCCCCAGCTTCGCTCAAGGGATATGCTGCTCGAGCTAAATGACCCTGATTTTGGCAAGGTTAAAGTGGTTGGGATTCCGTTCAAGCTTTCGGAGACACCTTCCATAATAAGGACCCCCGCCCCCAGGTTGGGTGAGCATACTGAAGAGATACTTATCTCCCTACTAGGTTACAGCAAAGAGGAAATTGCTAAACTGAGAGGACATGGCGTCATAGCTTAG
- a CDS encoding acyl-CoA dehydrogenase family protein: protein MDFQFTPEEEALRKELDDFFKREMKDAPSQWGASMEAIFSEECWGFFKEMARKLGDKGWLSRPWPKEYGGVDAPLTEQYIFSDVQGYNLGAGVDPMGILMLAPTLVFWGTHEQKKEYLLPMARGELFWAQLWSEPNAGSDLASLTTSAVREGDYYIINGQKTWSSGAHHADWGFGVFRTGFDPEIHRRGRGLSFILVDMKTPGISVRPILSMNSAHLFNEVFFDNVRVPVRNLVGEENNGWTVSQITSNYERSMVMLTSGLRRIFDDLAEFCGEKQWDGRILAEDPLVRNRMGELAVEMEVARSLSLHVLWKQMTVTTIEDVATPACTAKVLVTELNEHLTNTGCQIMGHYGTLKDSKWAPLKGYFENSYQICKGLSIAMGSNEIMRNIICWVGMGLPRIRGG, encoded by the coding sequence ATGGACTTCCAGTTTACCCCGGAGGAAGAGGCATTAAGGAAGGAACTTGATGATTTCTTCAAGAGGGAGATGAAGGATGCCCCAAGTCAATGGGGCGCATCGATGGAGGCTATTTTCAGCGAAGAATGTTGGGGCTTCTTTAAGGAGATGGCCAGGAAGCTTGGAGATAAGGGGTGGCTCTCCCGTCCATGGCCCAAGGAATATGGAGGGGTGGATGCCCCCCTGACGGAGCAGTATATCTTCAGCGATGTGCAGGGATATAATCTTGGGGCAGGGGTCGACCCAATGGGCATACTTATGCTCGCCCCGACCCTTGTATTCTGGGGGACGCATGAGCAGAAGAAAGAATACTTGCTTCCCATGGCACGGGGAGAGCTATTTTGGGCTCAGTTGTGGAGCGAGCCCAATGCAGGCTCGGACCTTGCGTCCCTCACCACCAGCGCCGTAAGGGAGGGGGACTACTATATAATAAATGGGCAAAAGACTTGGAGCAGTGGGGCCCACCATGCCGATTGGGGTTTTGGAGTTTTCAGGACCGGGTTTGATCCCGAGATTCACCGAAGGGGGCGGGGGCTTTCATTTATCCTTGTCGATATGAAGACGCCAGGCATTTCGGTACGTCCTATACTCAGTATGAACAGTGCCCACCTGTTCAACGAGGTCTTTTTCGATAATGTGAGGGTTCCGGTACGTAACCTCGTTGGTGAGGAGAACAATGGTTGGACTGTTTCCCAAATCACCTCGAACTACGAGCGATCTATGGTTATGCTGACTTCCGGGCTGAGACGCATCTTTGATGATTTAGCGGAATTTTGCGGGGAGAAACAATGGGATGGTAGAATCCTGGCTGAAGACCCCCTTGTCCGGAATAGAATGGGGGAGTTAGCAGTCGAAATGGAGGTAGCCCGCAGCCTTTCTCTACATGTGCTGTGGAAGCAGATGACAGTTACAACTATTGAAGACGTTGCAACTCCGGCCTGCACCGCTAAGGTCTTGGTCACCGAGCTAAATGAGCACCTTACCAATACCGGCTGTCAAATCATGGGACATTATGGGACACTAAAGGATTCCAAATGGGCACCGCTTAAGGGTTACTTCGAGAATAGCTATCAGATATGCAAGGGTTTGAGTATTGCAATGGGCAGCAACGAGATTATGAGAAATATTATCTGTTGGGTCGGGATGGGTCTTCCCAGAATAAGAGGAGGTTGA
- a CDS encoding OB-fold domain-containing protein produces MIGITSYGAYIPWHRIDRQNFLKAWGGFAMPGEKAVASYDEDSLTMAVEAAIDCLKDIDPHNVDGLYFATTTSPYKEKQCSALMALPLDLRRDIRTADITTSLRSGTTAMSLALDTIKAGTANSILVTAADSRMAAPGGMLEQGLGDGAAALLLGRDNVIAEIKESYSISDELAGTWRSESDTFVRAWEDRMVLDEGYSKVLPDAISGLMGKCGLSPKDLTKVVFDPSGDVRRHGRAAAALGFDPSQLQDPFSLFMSVGITGCAMAPMMLVSALEEAKPGDKILFAGYGNGADAFLMEVTEAIEKLGERRGMKSHLESKRMLENYNDYLRWRELVPLEMARRPEKQHIRLSAIWRERRVLLGLWGVKCRRCGTPQYDNGAMSTSPIRVCAKCQAQDDFEDYNFAGRKAKVFSFTHDQLAQVADPPASVVLIDFEGGGRAFFDLTDRAPDKIEVGTEVEMTFRKLQFDRGITNYFWKARPIRC; encoded by the coding sequence ATGATAGGGATAACATCGTACGGTGCCTACATCCCTTGGCACCGGATAGACCGGCAGAATTTCCTTAAAGCCTGGGGGGGCTTTGCCATGCCAGGAGAGAAGGCGGTGGCCAGCTATGATGAGGATAGCCTGACCATGGCAGTAGAGGCAGCCATAGACTGCCTGAAAGATATAGATCCACATAACGTAGATGGCCTCTATTTTGCCACTACCACCTCTCCCTATAAGGAGAAGCAATGCTCTGCCTTAATGGCCTTGCCCCTCGATCTGCGTCGGGATATACGCACTGCTGATATAACCACCTCGCTACGCTCGGGGACAACCGCTATGTCCCTGGCCCTGGATACTATTAAAGCCGGTACGGCAAATAGCATCCTGGTAACCGCGGCTGATAGCCGCATGGCAGCCCCGGGCGGCATGCTGGAGCAGGGCCTGGGCGATGGCGCCGCCGCCCTTCTCCTGGGCAGGGATAATGTCATTGCCGAGATTAAGGAGAGCTATTCCATATCGGATGAGCTGGCGGGGACCTGGCGTTCTGAGAGCGACACCTTTGTTCGCGCCTGGGAAGACCGCATGGTGCTGGACGAGGGCTACTCCAAGGTTTTACCCGATGCCATATCCGGCTTGATGGGTAAGTGTGGCCTCTCGCCCAAAGACCTCACCAAGGTCGTTTTCGACCCCTCCGGCGATGTGAGAAGGCACGGCCGTGCAGCGGCGGCGCTGGGTTTTGACCCCTCTCAGCTCCAGGACCCGTTTAGCCTCTTTATGAGTGTGGGTATAACCGGCTGTGCTATGGCTCCGATGATGCTGGTGAGCGCCCTGGAGGAGGCCAAGCCGGGAGATAAGATACTCTTTGCCGGATACGGAAATGGCGCCGATGCGTTTCTTATGGAGGTAACCGAAGCCATAGAAAAGCTGGGGGAGCGCCGCGGGATGAAAAGCCATTTGGAGTCCAAGCGGATGCTGGAAAACTATAATGACTATCTGCGCTGGCGTGAGCTGGTCCCGCTGGAGATGGCGAGGAGGCCCGAGAAGCAGCACATCCGCTTATCGGCCATATGGCGGGAGAGGAGGGTGCTCCTCGGACTGTGGGGCGTCAAGTGCAGGCGCTGCGGCACCCCGCAGTATGACAACGGTGCCATGAGCACGTCACCCATCCGCGTGTGTGCCAAGTGCCAGGCGCAGGATGATTTCGAGGACTATAACTTTGCTGGGAGGAAAGCCAAGGTCTTCAGCTTCACCCATGATCAACTGGCCCAGGTCGCCGATCCACCCGCCTCGGTCGTGCTGATCGACTTCGAGGGAGGGGGAAGGGCGTTCTTCGATCTCACCGATCGGGCCCCGGACAAGATCGAGGTGGGGACTGAGGTGGAGATGACCTTCAGGAAGCTGCAATTCGATCGGGGCATCACCAACTACTTCTGGAAGGCCAGGCCGATAAGGTGTTAA
- a CDS encoding acetyl-CoA acetyltransferase produces the protein MSGSIKDRVAIVGMGCTRFGELWDKGPGDLIVDAVSEAYADAGVEAKDIEAVWVGTLFSGMGGRSVSEPLKLQYLPVTRVENACSSGHEAIRGASYAVAAGIHDVCLAVGFEKLKDEGMSGLPGMENRTNTHYQSSMPGVFAIMATRYFNRYGLSPEEGKTMLAKISIKSHHNGTLNPKAHLRRELTLEQVLNAPIIAWPLGLFDCCGVSDGASAAIITRADIAKKFRPDPVYIKALQICASPTSGRMTSEYDYTHVEEAYRAGVAAYEEAGIKDPRKEISMAEVHDCFSITEAVTMEDMQFSPRGRVKDDIEAGTFHLDGALPVQPDGGLKCFGHPIGASGIRMIYELYLQLQGRADKRQIKEPKMGLAHNMGSEPYAPVVSVCIVGL, from the coding sequence ATGTCAGGGAGTATTAAGGATAGAGTCGCCATTGTAGGTATGGGCTGCACCAGGTTTGGCGAGCTGTGGGATAAAGGCCCCGGCGACCTGATTGTGGATGCGGTGAGCGAGGCCTACGCCGATGCCGGCGTCGAGGCTAAAGATATCGAGGCCGTGTGGGTAGGCACCCTTTTCAGTGGAATGGGAGGTCGCTCCGTCAGCGAGCCGTTGAAGCTGCAGTACCTTCCGGTTACCCGGGTAGAGAATGCCTGCAGCTCTGGCCACGAGGCGATAAGGGGTGCCTCCTATGCTGTAGCCGCCGGTATTCACGACGTTTGCCTTGCGGTAGGCTTCGAGAAGCTGAAAGACGAGGGCATGAGCGGCCTACCGGGCATGGAGAATCGCACCAATACCCACTACCAGTCGAGCATGCCCGGGGTCTTCGCTATTATGGCCACCAGGTACTTCAACCGCTACGGCTTGAGCCCCGAAGAGGGTAAGACCATGCTGGCCAAGATATCGATCAAGAGCCACCACAACGGCACACTCAATCCCAAGGCCCATTTGAGAAGGGAGTTAACCCTGGAGCAGGTTTTAAACGCTCCAATTATCGCCTGGCCACTGGGTCTGTTCGACTGCTGTGGCGTCTCCGACGGCGCTTCCGCCGCTATCATCACCCGCGCTGATATTGCCAAGAAGTTCCGCCCCGATCCGGTGTACATAAAGGCACTTCAGATATGCGCCAGCCCTACATCGGGCCGGATGACCTCAGAATATGACTATACCCACGTCGAAGAGGCTTACCGTGCCGGCGTGGCTGCCTACGAGGAGGCGGGTATTAAAGATCCCCGAAAGGAGATAAGCATGGCCGAGGTCCACGACTGCTTCTCCATCACTGAGGCAGTCACTATGGAGGACATGCAGTTCAGTCCCAGGGGGCGGGTGAAGGATGACATTGAGGCGGGCACTTTCCACCTCGACGGCGCTCTGCCGGTGCAACCCGATGGAGGGCTGAAGTGCTTCGGACACCCCATAGGTGCTTCCGGTATCAGGATGATATACGAGCTATACCTCCAGCTTCAGGGCAGGGCTGATAAGCGTCAGATAAAGGAGCCGAAGATGGGCCTCGCTCATAACATGGGCAGTGAGCCCTACGCTCCTGTAGTTAGCGTCTGCATTGTTGGGCTCTAG
- a CDS encoding methylmalonyl-CoA mutase family protein → MFDRQKLAEIKKSRAEWEREASESPQRRDRFVTTSGIPIERLYTPEDIAGLNYLAELGFPGKYPFTRGIHHTGHRGQLWTMRMFAGYGSAEETNARFKYLLDHGETGLSVAFDMPTLMGYDTDAPQAAGEFGKCGVAISSLADMEVLWDGIPLDRVTTSMTINSPAGIIWAMYIAAAEKRGIPMQRLGGTIQNDILKEYIAQNEYIFPPIPSMRLIVDTFEFGTRNLPNWNTISISGYHIREAGATAAQELAFTLADGLTYVQAGVDRGLKVDDFAPKLSFFFNVHNDFFEEIAKFRAARRIWAREIERRFKPQSERSLWFRFHTQTAGCSLTAQQPENNIVRVTLQALASVLGGTQSLHTNSMDEAWALPAEKAALIALRTQQVIAHESGVTSSIDPLGGSFMVEALTEKMEQACYSYFQRIDSLGGVLPAIEKGFFQREIAEAAHRYQREIESGERIIVGINDYVISEPVTIPILEMDKAGEKRHLDRLNRVRQERSATDVTERLSELKRAAQGTENLMPHILEAVRSYATLGEICGVLREVFGEYRPTEFIS, encoded by the coding sequence GTGTTTGACCGGCAGAAGCTCGCGGAGATTAAAAAATCCCGGGCAGAATGGGAAAGGGAAGCCTCTGAGTCTCCCCAGAGGCGAGATCGTTTCGTTACCACCTCGGGGATTCCCATTGAAAGGCTCTACACCCCGGAGGACATCGCCGGGCTTAACTACCTAGCAGAGCTTGGCTTCCCCGGCAAATACCCTTTTACCCGTGGCATTCACCACACAGGGCATCGCGGACAGCTCTGGACCATGCGCATGTTCGCTGGCTACGGTAGCGCAGAGGAGACCAATGCCCGCTTCAAATACCTTCTTGATCATGGGGAAACCGGTCTAAGCGTTGCCTTCGATATGCCTACCCTCATGGGCTACGATACCGACGCCCCCCAGGCGGCTGGGGAGTTTGGCAAGTGTGGCGTTGCCATCTCATCCCTCGCCGATATGGAGGTGCTTTGGGATGGCATCCCCCTCGACCGGGTAACCACATCGATGACCATCAACAGCCCTGCCGGTATCATCTGGGCCATGTACATCGCCGCCGCTGAGAAGCGGGGCATTCCCATGCAGAGGCTCGGAGGTACCATACAGAACGACATCCTCAAGGAATATATCGCCCAGAATGAGTACATCTTCCCTCCGATACCTTCCATGCGCCTCATTGTAGACACCTTCGAGTTCGGGACGAGGAACCTGCCCAACTGGAACACCATCAGCATCAGCGGCTATCATATTCGGGAGGCGGGAGCCACTGCTGCCCAGGAGCTGGCCTTCACTCTCGCTGACGGGCTGACCTATGTCCAGGCAGGTGTGGACCGGGGCCTGAAGGTGGACGACTTCGCCCCCAAGCTCAGCTTCTTCTTCAATGTGCACAACGACTTCTTCGAGGAGATCGCCAAGTTCCGCGCCGCCCGCCGTATCTGGGCCAGGGAGATAGAGCGCCGTTTTAAACCCCAAAGTGAGCGCTCCCTGTGGTTTCGCTTCCATACCCAGACCGCGGGCTGCTCCCTGACCGCACAACAGCCGGAGAACAATATCGTGCGCGTCACCCTTCAAGCACTGGCCTCAGTTCTGGGAGGGACCCAGTCGCTGCACACCAACTCCATGGATGAGGCCTGGGCGCTCCCCGCGGAGAAGGCAGCCCTCATCGCGCTTCGGACCCAACAGGTCATCGCCCATGAGAGCGGGGTCACCTCAAGCATCGACCCCCTTGGTGGCAGCTTTATGGTGGAGGCGCTCACCGAAAAAATGGAGCAGGCTTGCTATAGCTACTTCCAAAGGATCGATTCCCTGGGCGGGGTGCTCCCCGCTATCGAGAAGGGCTTCTTCCAGCGGGAGATCGCCGAGGCTGCACACCGCTACCAGCGAGAGATCGAGAGCGGGGAGCGTATCATTGTCGGCATAAACGACTATGTTATCTCAGAACCCGTGACCATCCCTATCCTAGAGATGGATAAGGCAGGGGAGAAAAGGCACCTGGATAGGTTGAATCGGGTGCGCCAGGAGCGAAGCGCTACCGATGTTACTGAAAGGCTTAGCGAGCTAAAACGAGCCGCCCAGGGCACTGAGAACCTCATGCCCCATATCCTGGAAGCGGTGCGATCCTATGCCACCCTGGGCGAGATCTGCGGCGTTCTGCGAGAGGTCTTCGGGGAATACAGGCCGACTGAGTTCATATCATAA